A window of Desulfuromonas soudanensis genomic DNA:
CCACTCGTTGACCAATGTTTCAAGCACGTCGTCGGAAACCACGCTCGTCTCCACAATCTTGTAGCGAATCATCCTGTCCCCTTCCCGATTATCCCTGTTTCACCCCGGAGGACTCCACCTTGGCCATCGCCGGAAGCCCGAAAAAGCTCGCCCAGGATATATCCGAGGGCTATTTGTCCCTGTCGCCGCCCCTGCTGAAGAACTACACCCCCGCCGACTGCAAGATCGTCGTCGCCCATCTCTCCATGGTCGGCCGGGAAGTGCGCGGGGAGCAGGTCCCCCTCGATGACGTCATGGCTCTCAAGGCCAAGAACATGAAACTCTCCCGCCTTCACCAGGCCGAAGTCGTTCTGCGCGCCTACTGCAAGAAAAAACGCATCCCGCTCTAAATCATTTTCCGCCGCCGGCCCGGCAAAGGGGGGCCAGCGGGCACTCCTGACAGGCCCCTCCCCGCGCCCCGCTGCAGCCGTCGCTGATCCCCAGATGAGAAAGGGCGAAATCGAAGCGAATGGGATCGGCGGGGTCGAGGCGGCGCAGCGCCGCAGTGACCTCCAGGGCCATTTTCCACCCGGCCGTTGTGCGCCCGGTTAGCCCGAGAAGCCGGGAAATCCGCGCCGTGTGGGTGTCGAGGGGGATCACCAGCCGCGCCGGATCGACCCTTCCCCACAACCCGAGATCGATGCCGTCGTCGGGGCGGCAGACCCAGCGCAGAAACATGCAGAGGCGCTTGCAGGCGCTCCCCCCATCGGGACTGGAAAAAAAATAGCGGGCCCCCGCCCCTTTCGGCAGCAGGGGGGCACCATAGAGGGGAGAGACGTCCAGAGCCAGGGCCCGGGCGCAGAAGGAACCGAGGGCCGGGCCGATGTCGGAGGCGGCCGGATCATCCCCGACAAGAAAGAACCCCTCCAGACTCCCCTCGGCCGCCATCATCTTCTGCAGCAGCCAGCACAGGCATCCCAGGTCCTCGCCGGAATTGAACCGATGCCGAAAGCCGGCCAGCCGGACCCCGTCCCGCGCCGGCTCGAAATCCCGGACGAAAGCCGCCGGTCCCTCGGGCATGCGCCGGAAGAGGTCGGCGAGACTGGCGCGGATGATCGACACCCGCCCGTAGGCAAGCGCCGCACTGAGAAAGGCCGCAACTTCCCGGTCGTCTCTCCGGGGAAAGAGCCGGGGAAATTCCAGGGGGTCATTGGCCAGGAAATCGGCGCTGCGGCGGGCGCCGACGTCTTCGAGAATCTGTCGCAGGTCCATGGGAACAAGTTAGCACAAATTGCGATTGCGCCACCAGCGGTTATCCCCCCCCTCTCCGCTCATCATAAAAAAAAACATTTTTCTACTCTACCCGTTCGACAAGCCGGCAACCTCGGAATATCAGGCGTATACGGCCGCACCCGGGGGATATTCGCCTGAGGAAACGCAAATTTTAGTAAACTTTATCTATTGACATGATTTTATAACGACGTATTATGTTGCGAATTAAAATACCCCAGATAAGGCATATTTTACCATCTGCGCCCGGCGGGTGGGACCTCCTGCCGCCAGAGGCACCTTCTCTTCCGACCCCTTCCCTCGAGGGGCGACAGAGTCTGCCGGCAGGAAGACAGGGGCAATTCCCACGGGCGATGTCAGACCCCGGACGCCGATGGCCGGCCCCGGGACCATTCAATGCAGCGTTCTGTTCACGGAGAGAACACGAAAAAAGGAGTAATACCCATGGCACATGGACCAGCGGTAAAAATGGGCAAGGACAACGCGTCCGCCTACAAAACCAGGCTCGGAATTTGGATGTTTCTGGCCTACACCATCGTCTATGCCGGCTTCATCGTCATCAATTCCACCATGCCCTCATTGATGCAGGAAGTCATTTTCGGGCAGACCCTGGCGATCATCTACGGCTTCGGCCTCCTTCTCCTGGCGCTGGTACAGGCCGTCATCTACAACTCGCTCTGCAATCGCGCAGAAGCGCGTTTGAACAACTAGGGGGACGCCGACCATGATGTACACCACTTCACCGATTGCCATCGCCCTCTTCTTCACCTTCGTCGCCGTCGTCCTCGGCCTCTCCTTCTACCTCGGCCGCCGCACCACCTCCTCGGCCGGCTACTATGCCGCCGGCGGCAACATCCACTGGTTCGTCAACGGCATCGCCTTTGCCGGCGACTACCTCTCCGCCGCCTCCTTTCTCGGCATCTGCGGCATGATCGCCACCGCCGGTTACGACGGCTGGATGTACGCCATCGGTTACCTGGCGGGGTGGATGGTCGCCCTCTTCCTGGTCGCCGAGCCGATGAAACGCCTCGGCAAGTACACCTTCACCGACGCCCTCGACTCCAAGTTCAACTCCAAGGGGATCCAGCTGATGGCGGCGATCTCCACCCTCTGCGTTTCGGTCTTCTACCTGATTCCGCAGATGGTCGGTGCCGGCGTCCTCGTCAAGCCGCTCCTCGGCATGCCCCACTGGGTCGGCGTCTGCATCGTCGGCGTCGTCGTCACCATCATCGTTGCCACCGCCGGGATGGCTTCGACCACCTATGTGCAGTTCATCAAGGGGGCCCTCCTCCTCATCGTCTCCACCGTGGTGGTCGTCGCCCTCCTCACCCGCGGCCTCTCCACCGAGCCGAAGGGCCTGTCCAACGGCGAGCCCCACACCTTCCAGTCCCTGACCGCCTCCGTCGCCGCCGACGGTTCCCTGCAGGCCGGAAACTTTTCGGTCCCAGCCGGCTGGCGGGAGAGCGACT
This region includes:
- a CDS encoding TIGR02757 family protein; protein product: MDLRQILEDVGARRSADFLANDPLEFPRLFPRRDDREVAAFLSAALAYGRVSIIRASLADLFRRMPEGPAAFVRDFEPARDGVRLAGFRHRFNSGEDLGCLCWLLQKMMAAEGSLEGFFLVGDDPAASDIGPALGSFCARALALDVSPLYGAPLLPKGAGARYFFSSPDGGSACKRLCMFLRWVCRPDDGIDLGLWGRVDPARLVIPLDTHTARISRLLGLTGRTTAGWKMALEVTAALRRLDPADPIRFDFALSHLGISDGCSGARGGACQECPLAPLCRAGGGK
- a CDS encoding DUF485 domain-containing protein; the encoded protein is MAHGPAVKMGKDNASAYKTRLGIWMFLAYTIVYAGFIVINSTMPSLMQEVIFGQTLAIIYGFGLLLLALVQAVIYNSLCNRAEARLNN